From the Streptomyces pluripotens genome, one window contains:
- a CDS encoding FMN-binding protein: protein MHALKKNRPLRRIVLASAATVSGMVLLLSLKPHTSPGLAVGSSAPAPQSSASAPAQPGGASGDSSGGSSGGSKTGVSKTVTGDTVQTRWGPVQVRVTIKSGKLTDVTAVAYPQGNPRDQQINNYALPQLRREALAAQSAQIDTVSGATYTSGGYRQSLQSALDSAGL from the coding sequence GTGCACGCGTTGAAGAAGAACCGCCCGCTCCGCCGCATCGTGCTGGCGAGCGCCGCCACCGTCTCCGGAATGGTGCTGCTGCTGTCGCTGAAGCCGCACACCAGTCCCGGGCTCGCCGTAGGGTCCTCCGCCCCGGCCCCGCAGAGCAGCGCCAGCGCGCCCGCCCAGCCGGGCGGCGCGTCCGGGGACTCGTCCGGCGGCTCGTCCGGGGGCTCCAAGACCGGTGTCTCCAAGACCGTGACCGGCGACACCGTCCAGACCCGCTGGGGTCCGGTCCAGGTCCGGGTGACGATCAAGAGTGGCAAACTCACCGACGTCACCGCCGTCGCCTATCCGCAGGGCAATCCGCGCGACCAGCAGATCAACAACTACGCCCTCCCCCAGCTGCGGCGCGAAGCGCTGGCCGCGCAGAGCGCGCAGATCGACACCGTGTCGGGAGCGACGTACACCAGTGGCGGCTACCGCCAGTCGCTTCAGTCCGCGCTGGACTCGGCCGGCCTCTGA
- a CDS encoding ferredoxin reductase family protein, whose product MTTTLAGGRAARRQTMRRIRPRRSPAIPLLLAVWAGAAAVLWLWWHNTPSVAGNGERILNAGRITGLLAGYLMALVVLQMARVPALERRVGSDRVARWHAMSGRYTLCLIVAHVFLTMWGYALQAGRSLSGIVQQTVESVEQLPDMGKAAVGTGLFVLIGLTSVGGIRRRLPYDAWYHVHLLTYAAVFLTFWHQITTGNDFAVEPASRTFWYGLYGTVTALLLWYRVLTPIRLNLRHRLRVEAVVEESPGIVSVLIGGRKLHRMGAEAGQFFRWRFLAPGMRFSSHPYSLSAAPRPGMLRITVKAIGDHSARLRELTPGTKVWAEGPYGALTAQRRSRGKVLLIAGGVGITPMRALFETLPGAAGDITLLYRANTTQDLALWDELAAIAKERDARLMYAVNSPEGERPDISAENLLRKIPDIEGHDVFMCGPPGFAQSVYEALRGAGVPARRIHHESFEM is encoded by the coding sequence GTGACCACCACGCTCGCAGGCGGACGCGCCGCCCGCCGACAGACGATGCGCCGCATCCGCCCGCGCCGTTCCCCAGCCATCCCGCTGCTGCTCGCCGTCTGGGCGGGCGCGGCGGCCGTGCTGTGGCTGTGGTGGCACAACACACCGTCGGTCGCCGGCAACGGCGAAAGAATCCTGAACGCGGGCCGGATCACCGGTCTGCTGGCCGGCTACTTGATGGCGCTGGTCGTGCTCCAGATGGCCCGGGTACCAGCGCTGGAACGGCGGGTCGGCTCCGACCGGGTGGCCCGCTGGCACGCGATGAGCGGCCGGTACACGCTGTGTCTGATCGTCGCGCACGTCTTCCTCACCATGTGGGGGTACGCGCTGCAAGCAGGCAGATCACTCAGCGGCATCGTGCAGCAGACCGTGGAGTCCGTCGAACAGTTGCCGGACATGGGCAAGGCTGCCGTCGGCACGGGCCTGTTCGTGCTGATCGGGCTGACGTCGGTCGGCGGGATCCGCCGACGGCTGCCGTACGACGCCTGGTACCACGTCCACCTGCTGACCTACGCGGCGGTGTTCCTGACGTTCTGGCACCAGATCACCACCGGCAACGACTTCGCGGTCGAGCCCGCCTCCAGGACCTTCTGGTACGGCCTCTACGGCACGGTCACCGCGCTCCTGCTCTGGTACCGCGTCCTCACGCCCATCCGGCTGAACCTCCGGCACCGGCTGCGGGTGGAAGCGGTCGTCGAAGAGAGCCCGGGGATCGTGTCGGTACTGATCGGTGGGCGGAAGCTGCACCGGATGGGCGCGGAGGCGGGCCAATTCTTCCGCTGGCGCTTCCTCGCTCCGGGGATGCGGTTCAGTTCGCACCCGTACTCCCTCTCGGCGGCGCCCCGGCCCGGCATGCTGCGGATCACGGTGAAGGCGATCGGGGACCACAGCGCCCGGCTGCGCGAGCTGACGCCCGGCACCAAGGTGTGGGCCGAGGGACCGTACGGCGCACTCACCGCACAGCGCCGCAGCCGCGGCAAGGTACTACTGATCGCGGGCGGGGTCGGCATCACGCCGATGCGGGCGCTGTTCGAGACCCTGCCCGGGGCCGCCGGTGACATCACGCTCCTCTACCGGGCCAACACCACTCAGGACCTGGCCCTCTGGGACGAGCTGGCCGCGATCGCGAAGGAGCGGGACGCCCGGCTGATGTACGCGGTGAACAGCCCGGAGGGCGAGCGGCCGGACATCTCCGCGGAGAACCTCCTGCGGAAGATCCCGGACATCGAGGGGCACGATGTGTTCATGTGCGGCCCGCCCGGGTTCGCCCAATCCGTGTACGAGGCACTGCGCGGTGCGGGAGTTCCCGCCCGCCGCATCCATCACGAGTCGTTCGAGATGTGA